The Stratiformator vulcanicus genome has a segment encoding these proteins:
- a CDS encoding DUF1570 domain-containing protein, which translates to MQNRRLRSQSRLITCWSVIVLGLTAGVGDIAEAGNRFSLIEFETSSKTQRGRLLARDSSAALFEDEAARLHYVRLSDIKRVEKVGPFYHWGSRTMRAELAGEFGAEAGYQGANPFLVVGPPDRVKDYARVLGEVYGSFRRFLLTRGFDVAEPTSVLVVVVFPNREMFEAYAQKEKTKISRDLVGYYLPTSNRIALYAGGAGRSARSSTGMAIENTLVHEATHQLAFNMGLHDRVGQNPQWVVEGFATVFEAPGVRSQSGSRTVLDRANHDRLRWFRESIDRRPSENALAKFVSSDQAFQRSALDAYAEAWALSFYLLETRPVAYARYLKRVASRDSLGGYSAAERLSDFEAEFGKNLDMLDADFVRFYKKLR; encoded by the coding sequence ATGCAAAATCGAAGACTCCGATCGCAATCTCGGCTCATCACGTGTTGGTCGGTGATTGTACTCGGGCTGACCGCCGGCGTGGGAGACATCGCAGAGGCGGGGAATCGATTTTCGCTGATCGAGTTCGAAACGAGCAGCAAAACCCAACGGGGGCGATTGCTGGCCCGTGACAGCTCCGCCGCGCTATTCGAAGACGAGGCGGCCCGTTTGCACTACGTCCGACTCTCGGACATCAAACGCGTCGAAAAAGTTGGGCCGTTTTACCACTGGGGTAGCCGGACGATGCGGGCCGAACTGGCCGGCGAATTCGGTGCGGAGGCCGGTTATCAGGGGGCAAATCCGTTTCTTGTCGTTGGCCCGCCTGACCGGGTTAAGGATTACGCCCGCGTATTGGGCGAAGTCTACGGATCATTTCGCCGGTTCCTTCTGACCCGGGGGTTTGACGTCGCGGAGCCGACGTCGGTCCTCGTGGTGGTCGTTTTTCCGAATCGCGAAATGTTCGAGGCCTATGCCCAAAAAGAGAAGACCAAGATTTCTCGCGACCTCGTCGGCTATTACCTGCCGACCTCCAATCGCATCGCCCTGTATGCGGGGGGCGCCGGTCGTTCGGCCCGCAGTTCCACGGGCATGGCGATCGAGAATACGTTGGTGCATGAAGCCACGCACCAGCTCGCTTTCAACATGGGGCTTCACGACCGGGTCGGACAGAATCCGCAGTGGGTCGTTGAAGGATTCGCGACAGTCTTTGAAGCACCGGGCGTGCGGTCTCAAAGCGGTAGTCGGACGGTACTCGACCGTGCCAATCATGATCGCCTCCGCTGGTTTCGCGAGTCGATCGATCGTCGCCCGAGCGAGAACGCTTTGGCGAAGTTCGTCTCGTCCGATCAGGCGTTTCAACGCAGCGCGCTCGATGCCTACGCCGAAGCGTGGGCGCTCTCATTCTATCTGCTTGAGACCCGGCCCGTGGCATACGCTCGCTATTTAAAGCGGGTGGCCTCCCGCGATTCTCTCGGCGGGTATTCGGCGGCGGAGCGGCTGTCGGACTTCGAAGCGGAGTTCGGGAAGAACCTCGACATGCTCGACGCCGACTTCGTCCGCTTCTACAAGAAATTGCGGTAG
- a CDS encoding FHA domain-containing protein, with translation MVTLQILEGLERGRVYRDQALPLTMGREEENSIRLNDERVSRFHAKLQEESGQIILTDLDSTNGTRVNGRPVQIRVLRPGDHVTIGRCVLLYGGVDEIEARKSLAGQQELGEDELPREETVTIKPEQAEQLAGSDEWHNVTGGVTGQAGGGYEPEWAKFPQGLTALQRAQLSDLLDHVHEELKGLVLSAEETASIPEHPEMLVGWEEWQRLLKLEMELAVALRRITDPER, from the coding sequence ATGGTGACGCTTCAAATTCTCGAAGGCTTGGAACGCGGTCGCGTCTATCGCGACCAGGCGTTGCCGTTGACGATGGGCCGCGAGGAAGAAAATTCGATCCGACTCAATGACGAACGGGTCAGCCGCTTTCACGCCAAGCTGCAGGAAGAGTCGGGGCAGATCATTCTGACCGACCTCGACAGCACCAATGGCACACGGGTCAACGGCCGCCCGGTTCAAATACGGGTGTTGCGGCCCGGCGATCATGTGACGATCGGTCGCTGCGTCCTGCTCTACGGCGGCGTTGATGAGATCGAGGCTCGAAAGTCATTAGCCGGACAGCAAGAACTCGGCGAGGACGAATTACCAAGGGAAGAGACCGTGACCATCAAGCCGGAACAGGCGGAGCAACTCGCCGGTTCGGACGAATGGCACAATGTCACCGGCGGCGTCACCGGCCAAGCAGGCGGAGGTTATGAGCCCGAATGGGCCAAGTTCCCGCAAGGGCTGACAGCCCTGCAGCGGGCGCAACTGTCCGACCTGCTCGACCATGTTCATGAAGAACTCAAAGGGCTCGTGCTGTCAGCCGAGGAGACGGCTTCGATCCCCGAGCATCCCGAGATGCTCGTCGGCTGGGAAGAATGGCAACGGCTGCTCAAGCTCGAAATGGAACTCGCAGTCGCGCTGCGTCGGATCACCGACCCCGAACGCTGA
- a CDS encoding SDR family oxidoreductase has translation MPKRMIVGCGYLGLRAARAWLQAGDSVSALTRSPERADQLREIGLEPIVGDVTEPDSLSDLPEADTLLFAVGLDRSAGKSQREVYVNGLRHTLERMAGRCGRTIYVSSTSVYGESDGRWIDEQTAAAPTRDSGRVCLDAEQVFDEFSNSIPERVILRFAGIYGPDRLLRRISQLKEREPIAGDPDAWLNLIHVDDGVAVVRAAAGAKQPSTTFLVSDDQPVRRADYYEVLAELAGTAEPIFDKDRDARHSSGTGKRCRNRQMKDEFSLSLSFPTYHEGLKDAVNRSDDLG, from the coding sequence ATGCCAAAGCGAATGATCGTCGGCTGCGGATACCTCGGCCTGCGCGCGGCCCGCGCCTGGCTCCAAGCCGGTGACAGCGTCTCCGCGCTGACGCGATCGCCGGAGCGGGCCGATCAACTGCGGGAGATCGGCCTTGAGCCGATCGTCGGTGATGTCACCGAGCCCGACAGCTTGTCAGACTTGCCCGAAGCCGACACCTTGCTGTTCGCCGTCGGCTTGGACCGGTCCGCCGGAAAGTCTCAGCGCGAAGTCTATGTCAACGGGCTGCGTCACACGCTTGAGCGAATGGCCGGGCGATGCGGTCGAACGATCTACGTCTCCAGTACGAGTGTCTACGGCGAATCGGACGGGCGTTGGATCGATGAGCAGACGGCGGCCGCACCCACACGAGACTCCGGTCGTGTCTGTCTCGATGCCGAACAAGTCTTCGACGAATTCTCCAATTCGATTCCGGAACGCGTGATCTTGCGATTCGCAGGCATCTACGGACCCGACCGGCTGCTCCGCCGCATTTCGCAACTCAAAGAGCGCGAACCGATCGCTGGAGACCCCGACGCCTGGCTGAATCTGATTCATGTCGACGATGGGGTCGCAGTCGTGCGTGCGGCCGCGGGAGCGAAGCAACCGAGTACGACTTTTCTCGTCAGTGATGATCAGCCCGTTCGCCGCGCCGATTACTACGAGGTACTCGCCGAATTGGCCGGCACTGCGGAACCGATCTTCGACAAAGATCGCGACGCGCGGCACTCATCCGGAACGGGCAAGCGGTGCCGCAACCGACAGATGAAAGACGAGTTCTCACTGTCGCTCTCCTTTCCAACTTACCACGAGGGACTGAAAGACGCGGTGAACCGTTCTGACGATCTCGGCTGA
- a CDS encoding M24 family metallopeptidase codes for MPIALNGPLEPLSSAEFSVPDFRRSDEIDERQQRVAELLERRDLDALLISQPANFAWFTVGGCNVLGLANRTNASLFLTKDARVVLANNVDSQQVFDRELNGLGFQLKERPWYEPPEVLISDLCRGRRVGTDAGLAEKNEQKSVVSDFDTFRTQLSPLEIEQLRTIGRDVVHAIEATARSCQPGQSEQDIAGEVSHRLIRRGVDPLNLQVLGDGRARLYPHGNFSNAPVVRWCSISATGRRNGLHVTATRSVAFNEFDAKQRDAHHRAVLMQATGMFFSQAGWKLSETWKRVIRIYEKFGVPDEWQLADQGEVMGYSPEETPIVPHSEFQLESGMPVCWRPSVGPSPLGDTILVTDAGHEVLTPTESWPEVTVSVRGHSMNRPDVLIRG; via the coding sequence ATGCCGATCGCTTTGAATGGGCCGTTAGAGCCGCTTTCATCGGCCGAGTTCTCGGTGCCTGACTTTCGCCGCTCTGATGAAATCGACGAACGGCAGCAGCGAGTCGCCGAGTTGCTGGAGCGTCGCGACCTCGATGCCCTTCTCATCAGCCAGCCGGCCAACTTCGCCTGGTTCACCGTGGGCGGCTGCAATGTGCTCGGCCTGGCCAATCGGACGAACGCATCGCTGTTTCTGACGAAAGATGCCCGTGTCGTCCTCGCTAACAACGTCGACTCGCAACAGGTCTTCGACCGCGAACTGAACGGCTTGGGCTTTCAGTTGAAAGAGCGACCTTGGTACGAACCCCCGGAAGTGTTGATCAGCGACTTGTGTCGCGGTCGGCGGGTCGGGACCGACGCCGGTCTGGCGGAGAAGAACGAGCAGAAGTCGGTTGTGAGCGATTTCGACACGTTTCGAACACAGCTCTCGCCGTTGGAGATCGAACAACTTCGCACCATCGGACGCGATGTCGTTCACGCGATCGAAGCGACGGCGCGATCGTGTCAGCCCGGGCAAAGTGAGCAAGATATTGCGGGGGAGGTCTCACATCGACTCATCCGCCGCGGCGTCGATCCATTGAACCTGCAGGTGCTCGGAGACGGGCGGGCCCGACTGTACCCGCACGGCAATTTCAGCAACGCTCCGGTCGTACGATGGTGTTCAATCAGTGCGACCGGTCGGCGAAACGGGTTACACGTCACGGCGACCCGGAGCGTGGCCTTCAATGAGTTCGACGCCAAGCAGCGGGACGCGCACCATCGAGCCGTCCTCATGCAGGCGACCGGCATGTTCTTTTCGCAAGCCGGTTGGAAGTTGTCCGAGACATGGAAGCGCGTCATTCGCATCTACGAGAAGTTCGGCGTGCCCGACGAATGGCAACTGGCCGATCAGGGTGAGGTCATGGGATACTCCCCGGAAGAAACGCCGATCGTGCCGCACAGCGAATTCCAACTCGAAAGCGGGATGCCCGTTTGCTGGCGTCCTTCGGTCGGCCCCTCCCCGCTGGGTGATACGATCTTGGTGACCGATGCGGGACATGAAGTTCTCACGCCGACAGAGAGTTGGCCCGAGGTGACGGTGAGCGTCCGCGGCCACTCGATGAACCGGCCCGACGTGCTGATTCGCGGCTGA
- a CDS encoding DUF6798 domain-containing protein has product MSASVSSNSVTDGGRVEHRTDRLRHIATRVGPFLLTWLILLGYSLRQAPIPAVNEPAYLGKAKHFWDPTYCPGDEFFDSSNPHLIFYLTLGPLTQLMSLFGVALIGRIVGYGLMAWGWSALCFALTRVRWLPPLAVSLFLVLHMTGTFSGEWIVGGIEGKVFAYGFTFWAIAAVLTGRRGLAGFLLGLAICFHAVVGCWAVLAAAVATIADFSIPSGRRTSPAERNSWRGWLAMAALLGVTALPGIVPALGAVAGSENPLINQQANFIHVFIRIKHHVDPMQFRTFAFQLYFGLFVAWIILLRYRRSPVQSDNPRPDCRWFHWFVAATLAFLIAGLLIGWRSGEAADMPWQPLRTWLLKFYPFRLGDVFLPVAVSILVAERLLLWCDRREVAVGGAGDVNTHDSDAVASRVRYVPAVLVGMLAASLAIGVATPDANPSRMPPRMKRDWIDLCRWIDENTPPDALIQAPVRDWAFKWFAQRAQFYSYKDCPQGAEEIVAWYQRRQRMRDWSYEFYDGSFSAEDLAALHDLTGIDYLIAYRRGPFEIDPVYRNDSFRIYRTDGAIGNDTEVSDNSGVDGDSFGPPQQ; this is encoded by the coding sequence ATGTCGGCATCCGTATCATCCAATTCTGTGACGGATGGCGGTCGCGTCGAACACCGGACCGACCGGCTGCGGCATATCGCGACCCGAGTCGGTCCGTTTCTGCTGACCTGGCTGATCCTGTTGGGGTACTCGCTGCGACAGGCGCCGATCCCCGCGGTGAACGAACCGGCCTATCTGGGGAAGGCGAAACACTTTTGGGACCCGACGTACTGTCCCGGCGATGAGTTCTTCGATTCCTCGAATCCGCACCTCATCTTTTACTTAACTTTGGGGCCGCTGACTCAGTTGATGAGCCTGTTCGGCGTCGCACTAATCGGTCGCATCGTCGGGTACGGTCTGATGGCGTGGGGCTGGTCGGCCCTGTGCTTCGCCTTAACGCGTGTCCGATGGTTGCCCCCGTTGGCCGTGTCATTGTTCCTCGTGCTGCACATGACGGGCACGTTCTCGGGCGAGTGGATCGTCGGTGGCATCGAAGGCAAAGTCTTCGCCTACGGCTTCACGTTCTGGGCGATTGCGGCGGTACTTACCGGCCGGCGCGGCTTGGCAGGCTTTCTGTTGGGCTTGGCGATCTGCTTTCACGCCGTCGTCGGATGTTGGGCGGTCCTGGCGGCCGCAGTGGCGACCATCGCCGATTTCAGTATCCCCTCGGGCCGCCGCACGTCGCCGGCTGAGCGCAATTCATGGCGAGGATGGCTCGCCATGGCCGCACTGCTCGGCGTGACCGCCCTGCCCGGCATCGTCCCCGCGCTAGGCGCCGTCGCCGGTTCTGAAAATCCGCTGATCAATCAGCAAGCGAACTTCATTCATGTCTTCATCCGAATCAAGCATCATGTCGATCCGATGCAATTTCGAACGTTTGCATTTCAGCTTTACTTCGGCCTGTTTGTCGCCTGGATCATCCTGCTGAGATACCGCCGGAGCCCGGTACAGTCGGACAACCCTCGACCCGATTGCCGCTGGTTTCATTGGTTCGTTGCCGCGACTCTGGCGTTTCTGATCGCGGGCCTTCTGATCGGTTGGCGAAGCGGCGAAGCCGCCGATATGCCTTGGCAGCCATTGCGAACGTGGCTGCTTAAGTTTTACCCGTTTCGCTTGGGCGACGTCTTCCTGCCCGTCGCGGTCAGCATCCTCGTCGCTGAGAGGCTGCTGCTTTGGTGCGATCGGCGAGAAGTCGCCGTTGGCGGTGCCGGCGACGTCAACACGCACGACTCTGACGCAGTCGCCTCCCGAGTTCGCTACGTCCCGGCGGTCCTCGTGGGAATGCTCGCCGCAAGTTTGGCGATCGGCGTGGCAACGCCCGACGCGAATCCGAGTCGGATGCCGCCGCGGATGAAGCGAGACTGGATCGACCTGTGTCGCTGGATCGACGAGAACACCCCGCCCGACGCCCTGATCCAGGCACCGGTTCGCGATTGGGCGTTCAAATGGTTCGCCCAGCGGGCTCAGTTCTACAGCTACAAGGACTGCCCACAGGGGGCCGAGGAAATCGTCGCCTGGTATCAGCGACGGCAACGCATGCGGGACTGGTCGTACGAGTTTTACGACGGAAGTTTCTCGGCGGAAGACCTCGCCGCGCTGCATGACCTAACGGGGATCGATTATCTGATCGCGTATCGCCGCGGCCCGTTCGAAATCGACCCGGTCTACCGCAACGATTCGTTCCGGATCTATCGAACCGACGGAGCGATCGGCAACGACACCGAAGTCAGCGACAATTCCGGGGTCGACGGTGACTCTTTCGGGCCGCCTCAGCAGTAG
- a CDS encoding sulfotransferase domain-containing protein, translating into MASARRWKGWLKSVPAVERIVEYRRIRHGLTTERALLEGTHKTTCQHPSILFFSFNKAATQYVESILKQCSKRSGLTPVNFEKLSFNTDFPYLGDLSAEAMAPYQQLFRPQGYLYCPFSKMVEGIPDLDSYQIVLMTRDPRDLLVSLYFSVAFSHSLPPRDSVLYPYFCQMRQRSQEMSVDEFALEMCDHIGDKFRRYRDALCGKEAVHLTSYELMTSDFPHWLTGLLEHCELDVSESTLARIVSAHHKSRPATEQADQHVRKGRPGDHQEKLSEATIAELNERLGDVLSEFGYC; encoded by the coding sequence ATGGCATCGGCACGCCGATGGAAGGGCTGGCTCAAGAGCGTGCCTGCGGTCGAGCGAATCGTGGAATACCGGCGCATTCGGCACGGCCTTACGACGGAGCGGGCTTTGCTAGAGGGCACTCACAAAACGACGTGCCAGCATCCGAGCATCCTCTTCTTCTCTTTCAACAAGGCGGCGACGCAATACGTCGAATCGATTCTCAAGCAGTGCAGCAAGAGGAGTGGTCTGACTCCCGTCAATTTCGAAAAGCTCTCCTTTAATACCGATTTCCCCTATCTGGGGGATCTTTCGGCGGAGGCGATGGCTCCGTACCAGCAACTGTTTCGACCGCAGGGCTATCTCTACTGCCCGTTCTCCAAAATGGTCGAAGGCATCCCCGATCTTGACAGTTATCAGATCGTTTTGATGACGCGCGATCCGCGGGATTTATTAGTTTCGCTCTATTTTTCCGTCGCTTTCAGTCACTCTTTGCCGCCCCGCGATTCGGTCCTTTACCCGTATTTCTGCCAAATGCGGCAACGGTCGCAGGAGATGTCGGTCGACGAGTTCGCCCTCGAAATGTGTGACCATATCGGCGACAAATTTCGACGCTACCGCGATGCGCTCTGTGGCAAAGAGGCGGTTCATCTCACGAGCTACGAGTTGATGACGTCCGACTTCCCGCATTGGCTCACAGGTTTGCTTGAGCACTGCGAACTCGATGTTTCCGAATCGACACTCGCCCGAATCGTGAGCGCCCATCACAAGTCGCGCCCCGCGACGGAGCAGGCCGACCAACATGTGCGGAAGGGCCGCCCGGGCGACCACCAAGAAAAATTGTCCGAAGCGACGATCGCTGAGCTTAATGAGCGTCTGGGCGACGTGTTAAGCGAATTCGGCTACTGCTGA
- a CDS encoding alpha/beta hydrolase family protein, with translation MPFLKRRAGWESTLVREGPAPQPFGEMTPPDGISEVTYLSGDLALKAWYASPKTTADRKVPGLVYFHSGFAFGPDDFEFVRPFLEAGFAVMTPMLRGENGNPGHFELFGREFNDGCNAVGWLADQPSVDSSRIYAFGHSVGGGVSALLSLAGESIPLRLSGSCGGLYPPEIFATGFAEICPFDPQDASECELRVLLGNERDMKTPHIAYLGLDDPLYRHADPAGETKLEIVNLLGDHFSSATLARDHFLRRVRDDASSVQLTAPSLPVVVPEPDIWSAVPDPVVEPVEFEVPPENVEVLLSENRECRFPSPTGRFATFGDYPSQFDLVDLYSLEVVARCRPGVNPNKAFAFDPQSRLVACISDTGRGSRPNTPLTHSKTAYLLIKSAETGDLIYRGRPIIDGEERSFPALNWVLDFVAEGRLISTVAPVEDPEKRHHGYEGIYSMEVNELRNPIRLEVEASQWGRHQFSPGRRYVLTMLPLGRLEVVDLVTGRKVGSVALPKIFNKEGGEESYASIRSNGFSRDGRSFAAQIATKVDKTFVDYLLCWEFTTGRLTQCLKLDYRKVPVDRLAGRRNLFFLEENRGYVINYGTTAISADDGKVIWIDRTQGFWTFPRQVLAGDYVTIQRPTNVVRGKSYEECPRLLTFQKVTENRTASDR, from the coding sequence GTGCCATTCCTGAAGCGCCGCGCCGGTTGGGAGTCGACACTCGTGCGAGAGGGACCGGCCCCTCAACCCTTTGGCGAAATGACGCCCCCCGACGGTATCTCGGAAGTTACCTATCTGTCTGGCGACCTCGCACTCAAAGCATGGTACGCGTCACCGAAGACAACTGCCGATCGCAAAGTTCCGGGGCTTGTTTATTTTCATAGCGGCTTCGCCTTCGGCCCTGACGACTTCGAATTCGTGCGTCCGTTTTTGGAGGCGGGTTTCGCCGTCATGACGCCGATGCTGCGCGGCGAAAACGGAAACCCCGGTCACTTCGAATTATTCGGCCGAGAGTTCAACGACGGCTGCAACGCCGTCGGATGGTTGGCTGACCAGCCGTCGGTCGATTCGAGCCGCATTTATGCCTTTGGCCACAGCGTCGGAGGCGGCGTCTCCGCCTTGCTCTCGCTCGCTGGCGAGTCCATTCCGCTACGTCTGAGTGGGAGCTGCGGTGGCTTGTATCCCCCTGAGATATTCGCGACAGGGTTCGCGGAAATTTGCCCGTTCGATCCGCAGGATGCGTCGGAATGCGAACTCCGTGTACTACTCGGCAACGAGCGTGACATGAAGACGCCCCACATCGCGTACCTCGGTCTCGACGATCCGCTGTATCGACACGCTGATCCCGCGGGCGAGACGAAGCTCGAAATCGTCAACTTGCTGGGAGATCACTTTTCATCCGCGACACTCGCACGCGATCACTTTCTGCGGCGGGTCCGGGACGACGCAAGTTCCGTTCAGCTTACGGCTCCCTCGTTGCCCGTTGTCGTCCCCGAGCCCGATATCTGGAGTGCAGTCCCCGATCCGGTGGTCGAGCCGGTTGAGTTCGAAGTACCGCCGGAAAATGTCGAGGTACTGCTTTCGGAGAATAGAGAATGCCGATTTCCATCGCCGACGGGGCGTTTCGCGACGTTCGGCGACTATCCATCACAATTCGACCTTGTCGATCTGTATTCCCTGGAGGTCGTTGCCCGTTGCCGTCCCGGCGTGAATCCGAACAAGGCCTTCGCGTTCGATCCTCAATCGCGGCTTGTCGCCTGCATCAGTGATACCGGCCGCGGATCACGACCGAACACGCCACTCACGCATTCCAAGACGGCTTATTTGCTGATCAAGTCAGCTGAGACCGGTGATTTGATTTATCGCGGCCGCCCGATCATCGACGGTGAGGAACGCTCGTTTCCGGCTCTCAATTGGGTGCTCGATTTCGTCGCCGAAGGTCGGTTGATCTCGACCGTCGCCCCTGTCGAGGACCCCGAAAAACGACATCACGGGTACGAGGGCATCTATTCGATGGAGGTGAATGAACTGCGGAATCCGATCCGCCTCGAGGTCGAAGCCAGTCAATGGGGCCGACATCAATTCAGCCCCGGCCGAAGGTATGTTTTAACGATGCTCCCGCTCGGTCGTCTCGAGGTTGTTGATCTCGTCACCGGTCGAAAGGTCGGGAGCGTCGCACTGCCGAAGATTTTCAACAAGGAGGGCGGCGAGGAATCGTATGCAAGCATTCGCTCGAATGGTTTCTCGCGAGACGGTCGATCCTTCGCAGCCCAAATAGCGACGAAGGTCGACAAAACGTTCGTTGACTATCTGCTCTGTTGGGAATTCACAACCGGCCGGCTGACTCAGTGCCTCAAACTTGATTACCGAAAAGTCCCTGTCGATCGATTGGCCGGACGGCGGAACCTGTTCTTCTTGGAAGAGAACCGCGGTTACGTAATCAATTACGGTACGACCGCGATCTCCGCCGATGACGGTAAGGTCATTTGGATCGATCGCACGCAGGGCTTTTGGACGTTTCCCCGTCAAGTTTTGGCCGGTGATTACGTCACGATCCAACGCCCTACGAACGTCGTTCGCGGAAAATCTTACGAAGAATGTCCGAGGCTGCTAACCTTTCAAAAGGTGACTGAAAACAGGACGGCCTCCGACCGATAA
- a CDS encoding class I SAM-dependent methyltransferase: MSDELDETRRLWDAVAADWRVQVGREGDRNRRLNSDPVLWEFLGDVRGLRVLDAGCGTGYFCGLLRQRGAEVTGVDLSSEMIAIAERDHPEIKFRVDSCTELATVADASIDRLVSNYVLMDLPDLTSAVRSFYRALCPGGEAALAFSHPCFPFDFAEEGSQDTLSYHWRQSYFERRKEVAPPWGHFTEEFLWFHRPLSDYFRAFRSAGFDVLDLVEPRLTPDRQQLAKDETERRRAASIPLSIAIRLRRPM; this comes from the coding sequence ATGTCTGACGAACTGGACGAAACTCGGCGACTCTGGGATGCGGTCGCGGCCGACTGGCGCGTGCAGGTGGGACGCGAAGGGGATCGCAACCGCCGGCTCAATTCCGATCCGGTCCTGTGGGAGTTTCTGGGGGATGTCCGAGGTCTGCGCGTGCTCGATGCCGGTTGCGGAACGGGCTATTTCTGCGGCTTGTTGCGGCAGCGGGGCGCAGAGGTCACGGGAGTCGATCTGTCATCTGAAATGATCGCGATCGCCGAGAGAGACCATCCCGAGATTAAATTTCGCGTCGATTCCTGCACCGAACTTGCGACCGTGGCCGACGCGAGTATCGACCGCTTGGTCTCGAACTATGTGCTGATGGACCTCCCTGATCTGACTTCGGCAGTTCGGTCGTTTTATCGGGCCCTGTGTCCCGGCGGCGAAGCGGCGCTGGCCTTCTCTCACCCGTGCTTTCCGTTCGACTTCGCCGAGGAGGGCAGCCAGGACACGCTGAGCTACCACTGGCGCCAATCGTATTTTGAACGAAGAAAAGAAGTCGCTCCGCCCTGGGGGCACTTCACCGAAGAGTTCCTCTGGTTTCACCGGCCGCTGTCCGATTATTTCAGAGCGTTTCGCTCCGCCGGGTTCGACGTTCTCGATCTGGTCGAACCGCGACTGACGCCTGACCGTCAACAATTGGCCAAGGACGAAACCGAACGCCGTCGCGCGGCGTCGATCCCCCTCTCGATCGCTATCCGATTACGCCGTCCAATGTGA
- a CDS encoding class I SAM-dependent rRNA methyltransferase yields MTDGTLPDADPIRVRLKRRKAQPFYFRHPWVFDGAIDSVDADVTPIPLGREAILETDRGEPLARGLFNPGSSLKLRLYSWDPEERLDAPFWGRRLDEAIRLRRRLFSDWGSESAFRLVFSEADGLSGLIVDRYGDYLLVQLTAGVLLPRLDMLLEELRQRLNPKGIWLRTEKGVTDTEGIDLSDRKLWGDAPPRPLFIKENGVTYGVDTEEGQKTGFFLDQRENRAAAAGYFRGGHLLDVCSYAGGFSLTALQKGSVDQATVVDVSKSALALCRANAELNGFADRIDEKQLDAWKALEEFQAAGTSFDAVVLDPPKMTRHRRGIDRALKGYFALNQLAVEVLKPGGILVTCSCSGLITGDDFLQMLATVAMRTGRRMRVLESRGASPDHPVAPNIPETEYLKCVICEVA; encoded by the coding sequence ATGACTGATGGAACCCTTCCGGACGCGGACCCGATCCGCGTCCGACTCAAACGCCGTAAAGCGCAGCCGTTCTACTTTCGGCATCCGTGGGTCTTTGACGGCGCGATCGATTCGGTCGACGCCGACGTCACTCCGATCCCGCTCGGTCGCGAAGCGATCCTCGAAACCGATCGTGGTGAACCGCTGGCCCGCGGATTGTTCAATCCCGGAAGCTCCCTCAAGCTGCGGCTTTATTCGTGGGATCCGGAAGAACGCTTGGACGCCCCGTTCTGGGGCCGCCGGCTCGACGAGGCCATCCGCCTCCGTCGGCGATTGTTCTCCGATTGGGGCAGCGAGTCGGCCTTTCGCCTCGTCTTCAGCGAAGCCGACGGACTGTCCGGACTGATCGTCGATCGCTACGGCGACTACCTGCTCGTCCAACTTACCGCGGGCGTGTTGCTGCCGCGGCTCGACATGTTGCTCGAAGAACTTCGGCAACGCTTAAATCCGAAAGGAATCTGGCTGCGGACCGAAAAGGGGGTGACCGATACCGAGGGCATCGACCTGTCGGATCGAAAGCTGTGGGGTGACGCTCCGCCGCGGCCGTTGTTCATCAAAGAGAATGGCGTGACGTACGGCGTCGACACCGAGGAAGGCCAAAAGACGGGATTCTTTCTCGACCAGCGAGAGAATCGCGCCGCCGCGGCCGGCTATTTTCGGGGTGGGCATCTCCTCGACGTGTGTTCGTACGCGGGCGGGTTCTCGTTGACGGCACTTCAAAAAGGTAGCGTCGATCAAGCGACGGTCGTCGATGTCTCCAAGTCGGCTCTCGCACTCTGCCGAGCGAATGCAGAATTGAACGGGTTCGCCGATCGCATCGACGAGAAACAGTTGGACGCATGGAAGGCGTTGGAAGAATTTCAGGCGGCGGGAACAAGCTTTGATGCCGTCGTGCTCGATCCCCCCAAAATGACCCGGCACCGTCGCGGCATCGATCGCGCACTCAAAGGGTACTTCGCCCTGAATCAACTCGCCGTCGAGGTTCTCAAACCGGGCGGTATTCTGGTCACCTGCAGTTGTTCCGGCCTGATCACGGGCGACGACTTCCTGCAGATGCTGGCGACGGTCGCGATGCGGACGGGGCGCCGTATGCGAGTCCTTGAGAGCCGTGGAGCATCGCCGGATCATCCGGTCGCGCCGAACATCCCGGAGACCGAATATCTGAAGTGCGTGATCTGCGAAGTCGCGTGA